From the Helicobacter pylori genome, one window contains:
- a CDS encoding Eco57I restriction-modification methylase domain-containing protein translates to MDYKKLDLPNTNYPSKEQLEVFKTAFDAFLETNQQENENHQNDAFNDLLKGVFKYKVKPIEKIDSAIVNDNNKVEVIIEFKALKNPNEFIKKGDLNVKALHESLFYYLIERRKGNNNIKHLILATIKELYIIDANEFEAFNKDKEIENAFKDCYDRKGNDTSTKAFYDFCQKHLNELDHSLKYYHISLKKENLALIYQALSPNFLLKIPKYSDANTLNKDFYEELLYILGLEEQNDKGKILIKQSRTQNSLSDALKKQYKNLDDEEVMALLIAWNNRILFLRLLESLLISFNHFEKPFLTTDNFKDFNALNTLFFEVLAKKNSDRSQDTTKKNKILGKIPYLNSSLFDQTLLESKGYKIRSLDNEPLEIYPKSVLKKHEEYQEQKDLPLLKYLFEFLHVYDFTTTPKDIKDNQNKSESRLINPSVLGLVFEKLNGYKEGSFYTPSFITSYMCKESITPIVRDKFNATYQWDCKNLKALREKIDRNFSSNEKTKEYLNTLLTLRICDPAVGSGHFLVSALNEMVLIAYELGLIASLYRHELKLENDEIIIHTPEDKVFKYTIPHSENDPHHQIQKELFELKKSIIENCLFGVDINPNSCEITKLRLWIELLKYSYYIFEEGKNTNNLETLPNIDINIKCANSLISRFNLNDDLKKIPNIKKKIQEYKDLVAQYKDPNPLYPLNKQDLINKIQDLKNTFSLTLKDPKTKAELEKAIEKHITNYNDFALDDKSLLTGLNYFIPSLFGTPKLSPKEEEEAFASYGRIRALRKKLDDALSGGEYHNAFEWRFEFPEVLDDEGNFLGFDCIIGNPPYMQVKKGLYSSIFYPFSEGKDIGKQNTYKVFIELGFNLTKQKGLISLITQSSIMCDCSAQFTRELLLKYCQIHYFVEFNKKQKLFSNVIQGVCILEFLKDRPNKEHAFKIAINNTQIQMSQIQYEQIKQDEILKFFPLYEIPLIKSGEMEIVRKIKTDKILFRDLLEKSLQGNINTIHLKDIQDQKETNGRIYKGANCHRYFLDTQYLFAKDNQITQQIFEKNYYQNIIVTQNITGTSDPYRIHANLIEVKNQEMLFLDTCNLSYCKEQEHAKFLVGLLNSRLLDWLFRKTSTNNHVNLYELETLPIPQITPKNQELADKITALVDKILQAKEKDPKANTQGLEKEIDALVYQLYHLTDEEIKTIEDGQ, encoded by the coding sequence ATGGATTATAAAAAATTAGATTTACCCAACACAAACTACCCAAGTAAAGAGCAACTGGAAGTTTTCAAAACAGCTTTTGACGCCTTTTTAGAAACCAATCAACAAGAAAATGAAAATCACCAAAACGATGCTTTTAATGATTTATTGAAAGGCGTTTTTAAATACAAGGTTAAGCCTATTGAAAAAATAGACAGTGCTATTGTTAATGACAATAACAAAGTGGAAGTGATCATTGAATTTAAAGCCCTTAAAAACCCCAACGAATTTATTAAAAAGGGTGATTTGAATGTTAAAGCCTTACATGAAAGCCTTTTCTATTATCTCATAGAAAGAAGAAAAGGTAATAACAACATTAAGCATCTTATATTAGCCACTATTAAAGAGCTTTATATCATTGATGCGAACGAATTTGAGGCTTTTAATAAAGATAAAGAAATTGAAAACGCCTTTAAAGATTGCTACGATAGAAAGGGTAACGATACAAGCACAAAAGCGTTTTATGATTTTTGCCAAAAGCACCTTAATGAACTTGATCATTCTTTGAAATACTACCATATCTCTCTCAAAAAAGAAAATTTAGCCCTAATCTATCAAGCCCTAAGCCCTAATTTTTTGCTCAAAATTCCAAAATATTCTGACGCTAACACGCTTAACAAAGATTTTTATGAAGAATTGCTTTACATTTTAGGGTTAGAAGAGCAAAATGACAAAGGGAAAATTTTAATCAAGCAAAGCCGCACCCAAAACTCCCTAAGCGATGCCCTAAAAAAGCAATACAAAAATTTAGACGATGAAGAAGTCATGGCGTTACTCATCGCTTGGAATAACCGCATTTTGTTTTTACGGCTTTTAGAAAGCCTTTTGATCTCTTTCAACCATTTTGAAAAACCTTTCTTAACCACAGATAATTTTAAAGATTTCAACGCCCTAAACACTCTCTTTTTTGAAGTCCTGGCCAAGAAAAACAGCGATCGCTCCCAAGACACTACTAAAAAAAACAAGATTTTAGGAAAAATCCCTTATTTGAATTCCAGTTTGTTTGATCAAACGCTTTTGGAATCAAAGGGGTATAAAATAAGATCACTCGATAACGAGCCTTTAGAGATTTATCCTAAATCCGTTCTCAAAAAACACGAAGAATACCAAGAACAAAAAGATTTGCCCTTGCTAAAATACCTTTTTGAATTTTTGCACGTTTATGATTTCACCACCACCCCTAAAGACATTAAAGATAATCAAAATAAGAGCGAAAGCCGTTTGATTAACCCTAGCGTTTTAGGGCTTGTTTTTGAAAAACTCAACGGCTATAAAGAGGGGAGCTTTTATACCCCAAGCTTCATCACAAGCTACATGTGCAAAGAGAGTATCACGCCCATCGTGCGGGATAAATTCAACGCCACTTATCAGTGGGACTGCAAAAATCTAAAAGCGTTGCGAGAAAAAATAGACAGAAATTTTTCATCAAATGAAAAAACTAAAGAATACCTAAACACGCTTTTAACCTTACGCATTTGCGATCCGGCGGTGGGGAGCGGGCATTTTCTAGTCTCTGCGCTCAATGAAATGGTGTTAATTGCTTATGAGCTAGGGCTTATTGCTTCCTTGTATCGCCACGAGCTTAAATTAGAAAACGATGAAATCATCATTCACACGCCAGAGGATAAAGTCTTTAAATACACCATACCGCATAGCGAAAACGACCCCCACCACCAAATCCAAAAAGAACTTTTTGAGCTTAAAAAATCCATCATTGAAAACTGCCTTTTTGGCGTGGATATTAACCCCAATTCATGCGAAATCACCAAGCTCAGGCTATGGATAGAGCTTTTAAAATACAGCTATTATATTTTTGAAGAGGGCAAGAACACCAACAATCTTGAAACCCTCCCCAACATTGACATTAATATCAAGTGCGCTAACAGCTTGATCTCACGCTTTAATTTGAATGACGATCTCAAAAAGATCCCCAATATCAAGAAAAAAATCCAAGAATACAAAGATCTAGTCGCTCAATACAAAGACCCAAACCCCCTCTACCCCTTAAATAAGCAAGATCTGATCAACAAAATCCAAGACTTAAAAAACACTTTTTCCCTCACGCTCAAAGACCCTAAAACCAAAGCAGAGCTTGAAAAGGCTATTGAAAAACACATCACAAATTACAATGATTTTGCCCTAGACGATAAAAGTTTGCTAACTGGTTTAAATTACTTTATCCCAAGTCTTTTTGGCACGCCCAAACTAAGCCCTAAGGAAGAGGAAGAGGCTTTTGCTTCTTATGGGCGTATTAGAGCTTTAAGAAAAAAGCTTGATGATGCCTTAAGTGGTGGAGAGTATCACAATGCGTTTGAATGGCGCTTTGAATTCCCTGAAGTTTTAGACGATGAGGGGAATTTTTTAGGCTTTGATTGCATTATAGGTAACCCGCCTTATATGCAAGTTAAAAAAGGATTGTATTCATCTATTTTTTATCCTTTTAGTGAGGGAAAAGATATTGGAAAACAAAATACCTACAAGGTTTTTATTGAGCTTGGTTTTAATCTAACCAAACAAAAAGGGCTAATATCTCTTATTACACAAAGTTCAATCATGTGTGATTGTTCCGCACAATTTACAAGAGAATTATTGTTAAAATATTGCCAAATACATTATTTTGTGGAGTTCAATAAAAAACAAAAATTATTCAGCAATGTGATTCAAGGGGTATGTATATTAGAATTTTTAAAAGATAGACCTAATAAAGAACATGCCTTTAAAATTGCTATCAATAACACTCAAATCCAAATGAGCCAGATCCAATATGAGCAAATCAAACAAGATGAAATTTTAAAATTTTTCCCACTTTATGAAATACCGCTAATTAAAAGTGGGGAAATGGAAATTGTTAGAAAGATCAAAACAGACAAGATTTTATTTAGAGATTTATTGGAAAAATCTCTACAAGGCAACATTAACACCATACACTTAAAAGATATTCAAGATCAAAAAGAAACTAATGGGCGTATATACAAGGGTGCAAATTGCCATAGGTATTTTTTAGACACGCAATATTTATTTGCAAAAGATAATCAGATCACTCAACAAATTTTTGAAAAAAATTACTATCAAAATATCATCGTAACACAAAATATTACAGGGACTTCAGACCCTTATCGCATTCATGCTAATCTTATAGAAGTAAAGAATCAAGAAATGCTTTTTTTGGATACTTGTAACCTTTCATATTGTAAAGAGCAAGAGCATGCAAAATTTCTTGTTGGGTTGCTAAATTCTAGACTTCTTGATTGGTTATTTAGAAAAACAAGCACTAATAACCATGTTAATTTATATGAACTTGAAACTCTTCCAATCCCACAAATCACCCCTAAAAACCAAGAATTAGCCGATAAAATCACCGCTTTAGTGGATAAAATCCTACAAGCAAAAGAAAAAGATCCTAAAGCCAACACCCAAGGATTAGAAAAGGAAATTGACGCCTTAGTCTATCAGCTCTACCACCTCACCGATGAAGAAATCAAAACCATTGAAGACGGGCAGTGA
- the plsY gene encoding glycerol-3-phosphate 1-O-acyltransferase PlsY, which produces MESVLNFLTNINVIFTLLGYLIGGIPFGYALMKIFYGMDITKIGSGGIGATNVLRALQSKGVSNAKQMALLVLILDLFKGMFAVFLSKLFGLDYSLQWMVAIASILGHCYSPFLNFNGGKGVSTIMGSVVLLIPIESLIGLTVWFFVGKVLKISSLASILGVGTATVLIFFVPYMHIPDSVNILKEVGTQTPMVLIFIFTLIKHLGNIFNLLTGKEKKVL; this is translated from the coding sequence ATGGAAAGCGTTTTAAATTTCCTAACCAATATCAATGTGATTTTCACCCTTTTGGGCTATTTGATTGGGGGGATTCCTTTTGGCTATGCGTTAATGAAAATCTTTTATGGCATGGATATTACTAAAATCGGATCGGGGGGTATTGGCGCGACGAATGTCTTACGCGCCTTACAAAGTAAGGGCGTGAGCAACGCCAAACAAATGGCCTTATTAGTCTTAATCTTGGATCTATTCAAAGGCATGTTCGCGGTTTTTTTAAGCAAATTGTTTGGGTTGGATTATAGTTTGCAATGGATGGTCGCTATCGCTAGTATTTTGGGGCATTGTTATTCGCCTTTTTTGAATTTCAATGGAGGCAAGGGCGTTTCTACGATCATGGGCTCTGTGGTGTTGCTCATCCCTATTGAAAGCTTGATCGGCTTGACGGTGTGGTTTTTTGTGGGTAAGGTGCTTAAAATCTCTTCACTCGCTAGCATTCTAGGGGTAGGCACAGCGACTGTTCTTATCTTTTTTGTGCCTTATATGCATATCCCAGATAGCGTCAATATCCTTAAAGAAGTCGGCACACAAACGCCGATGGTATTGATTTTTATTTTTACCCTTATCAAGCATTTGGGCAATATTTTTAATTTATTGACCGGTAAAGAAAAGAAAGTCTTATGA
- a CDS encoding aminotransferase class V-fold PLP-dependent enzyme has translation MAKETPPTTPDLLKNPYQKIINASASVFDETHGRSFFSPQFYEKIEPYLKEVLTHPIGLECDLNTAKKTNRLTPLKQLFKACFGTEEVLIVNNNTSAVFLIANALAQQKEIIVSYGELVGGDFNLKDILLSSRARLHLVGNTNRAYLRDYRLALNENSKMLFKTHNPTFKKDTPFKDLQALAKEHGLIDYYNLGDVDLLDRTALEEILALKPSLLSFSADKSFNSAQAGIIMGQKEWVETLKNHPLYRALRVGKITLTLLFHSLNAWVNHQEEITIHALLNQTKDALLQKALKLYALLKPLELNVSIASSFSKIGNLPNKELESFCVKVQPKNTRALNCEKLYLKLFQKGVITRISCAFVCFEVFSLNGEDLEKIALVLKEILNKA, from the coding sequence ATGGCTAAAGAAACGCCCCCAACAACCCCGGATCTTTTGAAAAACCCTTATCAAAAAATCATCAATGCGAGCGCGAGCGTTTTTGATGAAACTCATGGGCGATCGTTTTTTAGCCCGCAATTTTATGAAAAAATTGAACCTTATTTAAAAGAAGTTTTAACCCATCCCATTGGTTTAGAATGCGATCTCAACACCGCTAAAAAAACGAACCGCTTAACCCCCTTAAAACAGCTTTTTAAGGCGTGTTTTGGCACTGAAGAGGTTTTGATTGTGAATAACAACACCAGTGCGGTATTCCTCATCGCTAACGCTTTAGCGCAACAAAAAGAAATCATTGTTTCTTATGGCGAATTAGTGGGGGGGGATTTTAACCTTAAAGATATTTTATTGAGTAGTAGGGCTAGGCTGCATTTAGTGGGGAATACCAATCGCGCTTATTTAAGGGATTACCGCTTAGCCTTGAATGAAAACAGCAAAATGCTCTTTAAAACCCACAACCCCACTTTTAAAAAAGACACGCCTTTTAAAGATTTGCAAGCCCTGGCTAAAGAGCATGGTTTGATAGATTATTACAATTTAGGGGATGTGGATTTGTTAGACAGAACGGCTTTAGAAGAGATTTTAGCCTTAAAACCATCGCTTTTAAGCTTTAGCGCGGACAAATCCTTTAACAGCGCGCAAGCCGGCATTATTATGGGGCAAAAAGAATGGGTTGAAACCTTAAAAAACCATCCCCTTTATAGAGCCTTGAGGGTGGGTAAAATCACGCTCACCTTGCTTTTTCACAGCCTAAACGCATGGGTCAATCACCAAGAAGAAATCACCATTCATGCGTTATTAAACCAAACCAAAGACGCCTTATTGCAAAAAGCCCTCAAACTCTACGCCCTTTTAAAGCCTTTAGAATTGAACGTGAGCATAGCCTCTAGCTTTTCTAAAATAGGGAATTTGCCCAACAAAGAATTAGAATCCTTTTGCGTGAAAGTCCAGCCCAAAAACACCCGTGCTTTAAATTGCGAGAAACTTTATTTAAAGCTTTTTCAAAAAGGCGTTATTACAAGAATTTCATGCGCATTTGTGTGTTTTGAAGTCTTTAGCTTGAATGGAGAAGATTTGGAAAAAATCGCTCTGGTTTTAAAAGAAATCCTTAACAAGGCTTAA
- a CDS encoding iron-regulated protein, which translates to MKPIFSLFFLLITLKAHPINPLLEPLYFPSYAQFLNLEPHFVIKKKRAYRPFQWGNTIIIKRHDLEERQSNQPSDIFRQNAEINVSSQTFLRGISSASSRIVIDSVAQ; encoded by the coding sequence ATGAAACCAATCTTTAGCCTCTTTTTCCTCCTTATTACTTTAAAAGCGCACCCCATAAACCCCTTATTAGAGCCGCTATATTTCCCCAGTTACGCGCAATTTTTAAATTTAGAACCTCATTTTGTCATTAAAAAAAAGCGCGCTTATAGACCTTTTCAATGGGGGAATACCATTATCATCAAACGCCATGATTTAGAAGAGCGCCAGAGCAACCAGCCAAGCGATATTTTCCGCCAGAACGCTGAAATCAATGTGTCTTCTCAAACTTTTTTAAGAGGAATCAGCAGCGCTTCTTCACGCATAGTGATCGATTCGGTCGCTCAGTAA
- a CDS encoding TonB-dependent receptor, whose protein sequence is MLRNQFRIVFVSCIVASSLQAQENTHTLGKVTTKGERTFEYNNKMYIDRKELQQRQSNQIRDIFRTRADVNVASGGLMAQKIYVRGIESRLLRVTIDGVAQNGNIFHHDANTVIDPNMIKEVEVIKGAANASAGPGAVAGKLSFTTIDANDFLRKNQTYGAKAEAAFYTNFGYRMNATAAYRGKNWDILAYYNHQNIFYYRDGNNAFRSLFHPNYDLQDPSNSDMSVGTPSEVNSVLAKINGYINETDSISVSYNLTRDNSTRLLRPNTTSALSKANDPGSQPAPFVIDFGKELAHTINFNHNLSLKYKHEGGPNFNQPRVESTAFLGVRGGDYNPVVNPFAYNSNEPANPDYIPEVKEWCNNPDNISQCTQGAIRPSNGGYQIGYGAPNSINWQGDSDSGGGAQAGYGQLNATMLSTSANVYHGLVPKNPDYDMTPPNAQNPSANDWTLGNADAEGTLARRIFLINSGVNFKVTHPISEDYGNVFEYGMIYQNLSVFSGLDKGKNGYYKNNIDPNDPNGPGLPYRHYYTDQSSQYPQNLNTPNPLYRNMPQNSHAIGNIIGGFMQANYNILSNVIVGAGTRYDIYTLLDKNGRTHVTSGFSPSATVLYNPIESIGLKVSYAYVTKGALPGDGVLMRDPTVIYQRNLRPSIGQNVEFNVDYNSKYFNVRGAAFYQVINNFINSYGQDTSKNGGGNATAKNMSGNLPETINIYGYEVSGNVRYKNFLGTFSVARSWPTARGHLLADTYALAATTGNVFILKADYDVRRWGLTLTWLSRFVTNMYYEGYSIYYPQYGLIKIHKPGYGVHNVFINWTPPSKRWQGLRISAVFNNILNKQYVDQTSVFQASADAPASDMIPKGKRMALPAPGFNARFEVSYQF, encoded by the coding sequence ATGCTTAGAAATCAATTTCGTATCGTGTTTGTCTCTTGTATTGTCGCTAGCAGTTTGCAAGCTCAAGAAAATACCCACACTTTGGGTAAGGTAACCACTAAGGGTGAAAGGACTTTTGAATACAACAATAAAATGTATATTGACAGAAAAGAGCTCCAACAACGCCAAAGCAACCAAATCCGTGATATTTTTAGGACTCGGGCGGATGTGAATGTGGCTAGTGGGGGCTTAATGGCACAAAAAATCTATGTTAGGGGGATTGAGAGCCGTCTCTTAAGGGTAACGATAGATGGCGTCGCTCAAAATGGTAACATTTTCCACCATGACGCTAACACGGTGATTGATCCTAATATGATTAAAGAAGTGGAAGTGATTAAGGGGGCAGCGAACGCTTCAGCAGGTCCAGGCGCTGTTGCGGGTAAATTGTCTTTCACCACGATTGACGCTAACGACTTTTTAAGAAAGAATCAAACTTATGGGGCTAAAGCGGAAGCAGCCTTTTACACTAACTTTGGATACCGCATGAACGCCACTGCAGCCTATCGGGGGAAAAACTGGGACATCCTAGCCTATTACAACCATCAAAATATTTTTTACTACAGAGACGGGAATAACGCTTTTAGGAGTCTCTTCCACCCCAACTACGATTTACAAGACCCAAGCAATAGCGACATGAGCGTAGGGACTCCTAGTGAAGTCAATAGCGTTTTAGCTAAAATTAATGGCTATATCAATGAAACCGATAGCATTAGCGTGAGCTACAACCTCACACGAGACAATTCTACAAGGCTTTTACGCCCTAACACCACTTCAGCACTATCTAAAGCTAACGATCCAGGAAGCCAGCCAGCGCCTTTTGTGATTGACTTTGGGAAAGAATTAGCCCATACGATCAACTTCAACCACAATTTGAGCTTGAAATACAAGCATGAAGGCGGCCCTAATTTTAACCAGCCGCGCGTTGAATCCACTGCCTTTTTAGGGGTAAGAGGAGGCGATTATAACCCTGTGGTGAATCCTTTCGCTTACAATTCTAACGAGCCGGCTAATCCGGATTACATTCCTGAAGTGAAAGAGTGGTGTAATAACCCGGATAATATCAGCCAATGCACGCAAGGGGCTATCAGGCCTTCTAATGGAGGCTATCAAATAGGTTATGGCGCGCCTAACTCTATTAATTGGCAAGGGGATAGCGATTCTGGTGGAGGGGCGCAAGCAGGGTATGGGCAGCTTAACGCTACCATGCTTTCTACAAGCGCGAATGTTTATCATGGGCTTGTCCCTAAAAACCCTGATTACGACATGACCCCCCCTAACGCTCAAAACCCTAGCGCGAACGATTGGACTTTAGGGAATGCGGACGCTGAAGGCACTTTAGCCAGAAGGATTTTCTTAATCAACTCGGGCGTTAATTTTAAAGTCACCCACCCCATTAGCGAAGATTATGGGAACGTGTTTGAATACGGCATGATTTATCAAAACCTGAGCGTTTTCTCTGGATTGGATAAAGGCAAAAACGGCTATTATAAAAACAATATTGACCCTAACGACCCTAATGGGCCGGGCTTGCCTTACCGCCATTACTACACCGATCAAAGCTCTCAATACCCCCAAAATCTAAACACGCCTAACCCGCTCTATCGTAACATGCCCCAAAATTCGCATGCGATTGGGAATATCATCGGTGGGTTCATGCAAGCGAACTACAATATTTTAAGCAATGTGATCGTGGGTGCGGGAACTCGTTATGATATTTACACCTTGCTAGATAAAAACGGCCGCACGCATGTAACTTCTGGCTTTTCGCCTTCTGCGACCGTGCTTTATAACCCCATTGAAAGCATTGGCTTGAAAGTGAGCTATGCGTATGTAACTAAGGGGGCGTTGCCTGGCGATGGCGTTTTGATGCGCGATCCCACGGTGATTTATCAAAGGAATTTACGCCCATCGATCGGTCAAAATGTGGAATTCAATGTGGATTACAACAGCAAGTATTTCAATGTGCGCGGGGCAGCGTTCTATCAAGTCATCAATAACTTCATCAACAGCTATGGGCAAGACACTTCTAAAAATGGTGGGGGTAACGCGACCGCAAAAAACATGTCAGGGAATTTGCCCGAAACCATTAACATCTATGGTTATGAAGTTTCAGGGAACGTGAGATATAAGAATTTCTTAGGGACTTTCTCAGTGGCTCGCTCTTGGCCAACGGCTAGGGGGCATTTATTAGCCGATACTTACGCTTTAGCCGCCACGACTGGGAATGTGTTTATCCTAAAAGCCGATTATGATGTTCGCAGGTGGGGGCTTACTCTCACTTGGCTCTCGCGCTTTGTCACCAACATGTATTATGAAGGCTATTCTATCTATTACCCGCAATACGGCTTGATCAAAATCCATAAACCCGGGTATGGCGTGCATAATGTCTTTATCAACTGGACTCCGCCTTCTAAAAGATGGCAGGGTTTAAGGATTTCAGCCGTGTTTAACAACATTTTAAACAAGCAATATGTGGATCAAACTTCTGTGTTTCAAGCGAGCGCGGACGCTCCAGCGAGCGATATGATCCCTAAAGGCAAGCGCATGGCGCTCCCGGCTCCTGGATTTAACGCGCGTTTTGAGGTATCCTATCAGTTCTAA
- the nusA gene encoding transcription termination factor NusA, which yields MEKISDLIECIAYEKNLPKEMISKVIQGCLLKMAQNELDPLARYSVVEENKQLQLIQLVEVLEDDDERLVNDPSKYISLSKAKEMDPSVKIKDELSYSLSLESMKQGAINRLFKDLQYQLEKALEDSHFEAFQKRLNSVLMGQVILVDKNQNTFIEIEQQFQGVLSMRHRIKGESFKIGDSIKAVLTQVKRTKKGLLLELSRTTPKMLEALLELEVPEIKDKEIEIIHCARIPGNRAKVSFFSHNSRIDPIGAAVGVKGVRINAISNELNKENIDCIEYSNVPEIYITLALAPAKILSVEIKKIPIEELSAEEKESVQERFIVNNHLQKAKVRLLDIEKSKAIGKGGVNVCLASMLTGYHIEFETIPSVKENAENENEKETQKVGVEALESLFKN from the coding sequence ATGGAAAAAATCAGCGACCTTATAGAATGCATTGCGTATGAAAAAAATTTGCCTAAAGAGATGATTTCAAAAGTGATTCAAGGCTGTTTGTTAAAAATGGCGCAAAACGAATTGGACCCCCTAGCACGTTACTCGGTGGTTGAAGAAAACAAGCAGCTCCAGCTTATCCAGTTGGTGGAAGTTTTAGAAGACGATGATGAAAGGTTGGTTAACGATCCTTCTAAATACATCAGCCTGTCTAAAGCCAAAGAAATGGATCCAAGCGTTAAGATTAAAGACGAATTGTCCTATAGTTTGAGTTTGGAGAGCATGAAGCAAGGAGCGATCAACCGCCTTTTTAAAGATTTGCAATACCAGCTAGAAAAGGCGTTAGAAGACAGCCATTTTGAAGCGTTCCAAAAGCGCCTTAACAGCGTTTTAATGGGGCAAGTGATTTTAGTGGATAAAAATCAAAACACTTTTATTGAAATCGAGCAGCAATTCCAAGGCGTTCTTTCCATGCGCCATCGCATTAAGGGCGAGAGTTTTAAAATAGGCGATAGCATCAAGGCGGTTTTAACGCAAGTCAAACGCACGAAAAAGGGCTTACTATTAGAGCTGAGCCGCACCACCCCTAAAATGCTTGAAGCTTTGTTGGAATTAGAAGTCCCTGAAATTAAAGATAAAGAAATTGAAATCATTCATTGCGCTCGAATTCCAGGCAACAGGGCGAAAGTGAGCTTTTTTTCCCATAACTCTAGGATTGATCCCATAGGCGCGGCTGTGGGGGTTAAGGGCGTGCGCATCAATGCAATAAGTAACGAATTGAATAAGGAAAATATTGATTGCATAGAGTATTCTAATGTGCCTGAAATTTATATCACTTTAGCGCTCGCTCCAGCCAAAATTTTAAGCGTTGAAATTAAAAAAATCCCCATAGAAGAATTGAGTGCTGAAGAAAAAGAATCCGTTCAAGAGCGTTTCATTGTCAATAACCATTTGCAAAAGGCTAAAGTGCGCTTGTTAGACATTGAAAAATCTAAGGCTATCGGTAAAGGCGGGGTGAATGTGTGCTTAGCGTCCATGCTTACAGGCTATCACATAGAGTTTGAAACCATTCCTAGCGTCAAAGAAAACGCAGAAAATGAAAACGAAAAAGAAACGCAAAAAGTAGGGGTAGAAGCTTTAGAGTCTTTGTTTAAGAATTGA
- a CDS encoding FolB domain-containing protein, giving the protein MKTKQGVHIHNLVFETILGILEFERLKPQKISVNVDLFYTELPNKAYLDYMEIQEIIQNTMREKQYLLIEDALKDLSHVLKTRYKEISELFLKISKLEISPNSQVGASVKIYYETNL; this is encoded by the coding sequence ATGAAAACTAAACAAGGCGTCCATATCCATAACTTGGTGTTTGAAACGATTTTAGGGATTTTAGAGTTTGAACGCTTAAAACCCCAAAAAATAAGCGTGAATGTGGATCTTTTCTACACGGAATTACCTAATAAGGCTTATTTAGACTACATGGAAATCCAAGAAATCATTCAAAACACCATGCGAGAAAAACAATACCTTCTCATTGAAGACGCCTTGAAAGATTTAAGCCATGTTTTAAAAACGCGCTACAAGGAAATCTCTGAGCTTTTTTTGAAAATCAGCAAGTTAGAAATTTCTCCCAATTCTCAAGTGGGAGCGAGCGTGAAAATTTACTATGAAACCAATCTTTAG